The genomic interval TGCCCACTCAATAAAACCCCTGAACCCCTTTAAAAACATTGACAATTTAAACCATTTATACCTTTAAGCATATGAAGTGTCAAGCTTTTTTAATCCGTCCCAATAATGGAATAACCAATAATCAAACACCCAATCACCAATTAATAACCAATACCCAATGACCGAATATCCAAACGAGAGGTGATACCGGAAGGCCTTTGTTTGGTTATTGGATATTGGTTATTAATTGGAGCTTGGTTATTGGTGATTGGGTGTTGTTTTTACAGCTGTTGCCCATATGTTCATCCCTATTTCAAAATACCCTGTTCGTATGTTTTCCGCGGTGAACCCACCTTGCTGCAGTATGGAAGAAATCTTCCGGGGAGCGTACCTGTCCTTGTGTTCTTCGATCTCAGCAGGGCTAACGAGCCTCAGACGTGCCATGAACCGCAGAAGCCTGTCGGTCCACCATGCCGGAGTGGTCAGTATATACATGCCGCCCGGTCTTAAGATACGGTGGATCTCTTTTACAACAGCAGGAAGGCGTTCAGGCAGGATATGCTCGAATACTGCAAGCATTGTTACAACATTGAAATAATCATCTTCGAAAGGTATCTTTTCTTCTCTTTCAATGTCAAAGTTTGCAAGGACGATGCTGTCGCCACTGGCGATGGTTTTCTCGCCGCTTTGCGTCACTTTATCAAGCCCGTATCTCCCGGCAAATGACGTATTGAGAAGGAAATACGGTGTCGTTCCGCAGCCGATGTCAAGGATCCTCCCTGTACGAAGCTGTGGGGAAATCAGGCTATTCGCCATTCCGGCGCGCTTCTTTGCCAGGAAGGTCTCCAGGAGACCGTAGCCGCGGGTAACATTAATTTCAGGCATAGATAACCTCTTTTTAAGCACGAAATCCTAATATCGAAATACTAAACAATATCCAAATTCAAATATCAAATGTTCCAAACGTGTTGTCATGGCGAGGAATCCATCCCTTATTATCGGCACGAGGTTTTTTCTCCTCTTATTGTCATCGCGAGGAGCATCCCTTCCTGTTGTCATCGCGAGGAGCATCCCTTCCTGTTGTCATCGCGAGGAGCATCCCTTCCTGTTGTCATCGCGAGGAGCGTAGCGACGTGGCGATCTGTTGAATGAGATTGCCGCGCTTCGCTCGCAATGACAAAACGCCGCTCCCGCATAGGCGGGATCGCAATGACACGGTTATTTTGTTTAACTGTTTTGAATTTTGAACATTTGAATATTTGAATTTGTTTAGTGCTTAGATATTCGGATTTAATATTTGCCATATACTTTTCATATCCAATAAATATCTACGAGATCACCTGCTTTCTTAAATTCCGGGTCGCCGGTGACTATCGTCGCCTGATGTTCAACGGCAGAGGCAAGGACAAAGCAATCGGCATAAGAAATGCTGTAAGTTGCCTTATATTCGGCAGCCTGAAATATCAAGGTGTCCGGCACAGACAAAATAATGAACCCCATCCTTTCAATATTGGCAAGGACTTCTATCTTTTTCTGATCACCAAATTCTCGCTTGGTAATATAGATTATCTCTCCGACGTTTATGGCATTAATAAACCTTGTAATTTCTTTCTTTCGTATATCCTCAAGAAGCTTTGCTATCTTTTCGAACCTCTTTTCCCGCTGAAATAATTTCAAAAGCGCGTGGCTGTCAAATATAAAGGGTCTGTTCTTCATACCGCGAACTCACCTTTTCGCTCTTTCAAAAGGATATCCGATAGGGAAGGTTTTGAGGGAAGGATCCCACATGCCGACCCTATCACATCTTTTACGGGCGGGACAAGGTATAGGATTCCCCCGTATTCTATAAGCAGGATCTCCTTGCCAGGTTCTATTTTATATTTTTTTC from Syntrophorhabdaceae bacterium carries:
- a CDS encoding methyltransferase domain-containing protein, which codes for MPEINVTRGYGLLETFLAKKRAGMANSLISPQLRTGRILDIGCGTTPYFLLNTSFAGRYGLDKVTQSGEKTIASGDSIVLANFDIEREEKIPFEDDYFNVVTMLAVFEHILPERLPAVVKEIHRILRPGGMYILTTPAWWTDRLLRFMARLRLVSPAEIEEHKDRYAPRKISSILQQGGFTAENIRTGYFEIGMNIWATAVKTTPNHQ
- a CDS encoding type II toxin-antitoxin system VapC family toxin, with the protein product MKNRPFIFDSHALLKLFQREKRFEKIAKLLEDIRKKEITRFINAINVGEIIYITKREFGDQKKIEVLANIERMGFIILSVPDTLIFQAAEYKATYSISYADCFVLASAVEHQATIVTGDPEFKKAGDLVDIYWI
- a CDS encoding AbrB/MazE/SpoVT family DNA-binding domain-containing protein gives rise to the protein MYTLKTLSKGQIVIPAEIRKKYKIEPGKEILLIEYGGILYLVPPVKDVIGSACGILPSKPSLSDILLKERKGEFAV